The proteins below are encoded in one region of Microbacterium pygmaeum:
- a CDS encoding DUF4082 domain-containing protein → MTTPDAPTVTTPPRMHDRRRRRFAIAAVSLAATIAASIAAPAAASAAAPVGVISDTSTPQILAHTDTSKAELGLTFSPTTTGTLSGVQFYQNATNSGVTSASVWSSTGALLQRVTVNPSAPVGWRTIPVNVELAAGSTYTVSVFDSNGRMPVSADVFDRARTVEGIALAKDAGVYRYRSTSAFPSDGADAHSFLVDVVFTSTADTAISPPTPLPTVPAVPEPTPTTEPPAEEPEPPVVAEPEPTAAPSPEPPASPSPEPSVAPPAPSAAPTVAPPAPSPSPSVAPAAPDAAPSPAPAQPAVYGPNGTHWPQSTPRADAARRVNVAATWTAISTAIVAAAKTSDPVVICVAPGTIAGGNGATSSAKGVLQNIGSATRSSRILVSACTGVGTVKIGAGSGVSFVGVNGVSIIGIDFSAQPVMIRNSESMAIGYSKVPRLLITANGGNGVRNVEIVEVVAGPEAVHGVDYDRVEVKSAGGYSVDGLRFSGFYAAPHYKLNGATGHCDTLQFVTTSGSGTIGNVTIEDSVLFQSSDQGIMAGGNSGGSITHSAFFGGATGQLRYPMFSGGDPISLANMLHGTWTGVRVSDSLVAGSISPAYSFTQVLNSLSTSARSGFSALGGVTVSDLDRLAPLPTTARLAAIWG, encoded by the coding sequence ATGACCACTCCCGACGCCCCCACCGTCACGACTCCGCCGCGCATGCACGACCGCCGACGGAGGCGGTTCGCGATCGCCGCAGTCTCGCTCGCCGCCACGATCGCGGCGAGTATCGCTGCGCCCGCAGCCGCGTCCGCCGCGGCGCCGGTGGGGGTGATCTCCGACACGAGCACTCCGCAGATCCTCGCGCACACCGACACGAGCAAGGCCGAGCTCGGGCTGACCTTCTCCCCCACCACGACCGGCACCCTCTCCGGTGTGCAGTTCTACCAGAACGCGACCAACTCGGGCGTCACGAGCGCATCGGTGTGGTCGAGCACCGGCGCGCTGCTGCAGCGCGTCACGGTGAACCCGTCGGCGCCGGTCGGCTGGCGGACGATTCCCGTGAACGTCGAACTCGCCGCTGGTTCCACCTACACCGTGAGCGTCTTCGATTCGAACGGACGCATGCCGGTCAGCGCTGATGTGTTCGACCGGGCGCGGACTGTGGAGGGCATCGCGCTCGCCAAGGATGCGGGCGTCTACCGATACCGCAGCACGAGCGCATTCCCCTCCGACGGGGCCGATGCGCACAGCTTCCTGGTGGATGTCGTGTTCACGAGCACCGCGGACACCGCGATCAGCCCTCCGACCCCTCTGCCCACGGTGCCGGCCGTTCCGGAGCCGACCCCGACGACGGAGCCGCCGGCAGAAGAGCCGGAGCCGCCGGTCGTTGCCGAGCCCGAGCCGACCGCCGCGCCGTCGCCCGAGCCTCCGGCTTCCCCGTCGCCCGAGCCGTCCGTGGCACCGCCCGCGCCCTCGGCCGCACCGACGGTCGCACCGCCCGCTCCCTCGCCGAGCCCCAGCGTGGCGCCGGCCGCACCCGATGCAGCGCCCAGCCCCGCGCCCGCGCAGCCCGCGGTGTACGGGCCGAACGGGACTCACTGGCCGCAGAGCACGCCCCGCGCCGACGCCGCCCGACGCGTGAACGTCGCGGCAACGTGGACGGCCATCTCCACCGCCATCGTCGCGGCCGCCAAGACGTCGGATCCCGTCGTCATCTGCGTCGCGCCCGGCACCATCGCCGGCGGCAACGGCGCCACGTCCAGCGCCAAGGGCGTGCTCCAGAACATTGGCAGTGCGACCCGCTCCTCTCGCATTCTCGTGAGCGCCTGCACCGGCGTGGGTACCGTGAAGATCGGCGCCGGATCGGGCGTCTCCTTCGTCGGCGTCAACGGCGTGTCGATCATCGGCATCGACTTCTCCGCGCAGCCCGTGATGATCCGCAACTCCGAGTCGATGGCGATCGGCTACTCGAAAGTCCCGCGACTGCTGATCACCGCCAACGGCGGCAACGGCGTGAGGAACGTCGAGATCGTCGAGGTCGTCGCCGGACCCGAGGCCGTGCACGGCGTGGACTACGACCGCGTCGAGGTGAAGTCCGCCGGCGGGTACAGCGTCGACGGTCTGCGATTCTCCGGCTTCTACGCCGCGCCGCACTACAAGCTCAACGGCGCCACCGGCCACTGCGACACCTTGCAGTTCGTGACGACCTCGGGCAGCGGCACGATCGGGAATGTGACCATCGAGGATTCGGTGCTGTTCCAGTCGTCGGATCAGGGCATCATGGCCGGCGGCAACAGCGGCGGATCGATCACGCATTCGGCGTTCTTCGGCGGCGCGACCGGTCAGCTGCGCTACCCGATGTTCTCCGGAGGGGACCCGATCAGCCTCGCCAACATGCTGCACGGCACGTGGACGGGCGTTCGCGTCTCGGACTCGCTGGTGGCGGGCTCCATCTCCCCCGCCTATTCGTTCACTCAGGTGCTGAACTCGCTGAGCACGTCGGCCCGTTCAGGCTTCAGTGCACTCGGCGGCGTGACCGTCTCCGATCTCGATCGGCTCGCACCTCTGCCGACGACGGCTCGACTCGCCGCGATCTGGGGATGA
- a CDS encoding hypervirulence associated TUDOR domain-containing protein: MTRDLAKGDRVSWNTSQGRTLGVIVEKKTKDFEFADQKFTASSDEPAYIVESEKTGAHAAHKGGALRKLASS; this comes from the coding sequence ATGACGAGGGATCTGGCCAAAGGCGACCGGGTGAGCTGGAACACGTCGCAGGGTCGCACGCTGGGCGTGATCGTGGAGAAGAAGACGAAGGACTTCGAGTTCGCCGACCAGAAGTTCACCGCGTCCAGCGACGAGCCCGCGTACATCGTGGAGTCCGAGAAGACCGGCGCGCATGCCGCGCACAAAGGCGGCGCACTGCGCAAGCTCGCTTCTTCCTAA
- a CDS encoding metallophosphoesterase family protein — protein sequence MTTRLLLLSDTHIPGRARRLPDPVLRAADAADLVIHAGDWVAASVLDELQQHAEVMGVYGNNDGPDLRARLPEVAKRTVDGVRIAVVHETGPAQRRELRMDADYPDVDVLVFGHSHIPWDTTTPGRLRLLNPGSPTDRRRQPHHTVMTAVITGGELTGVTLVEV from the coding sequence GTGACGACGCGTCTGCTGCTCCTTTCCGACACGCACATCCCCGGTCGTGCCCGGCGCCTCCCCGACCCCGTGCTCCGTGCGGCGGATGCCGCGGATCTGGTGATCCACGCAGGGGACTGGGTCGCGGCATCCGTCCTGGACGAACTCCAGCAGCACGCCGAGGTGATGGGTGTCTACGGGAACAACGACGGCCCCGACCTGCGCGCGCGATTGCCGGAGGTGGCCAAGCGCACCGTCGACGGTGTGCGGATCGCCGTCGTGCACGAGACCGGACCGGCGCAGCGCCGAGAGCTGCGGATGGACGCGGACTATCCGGACGTCGACGTCCTCGTGTTCGGACACAGTCACATCCCGTGGGACACCACCACGCCCGGCAGGCTGCGATTGCTCAACCCCGGTTCTCCGACGGATCGTCGCCGGCAGCCGCATCACACGGTGATGACGGCGGTCATCACCGGGGGAGAACTGACGGGTGTGACCCTCGTCGAGGTGTGA
- a CDS encoding SDR family NAD(P)-dependent oxidoreductase yields MSRTIVITGASDGIGAASARQLHEAGETVVIVGRDPRKTAAVAGPLGVDSYIADYSDLSQVHELAAALLDAYPRIDVLANNAGGVFGDRALTMDGYELTFQVNHLGGFLLTNLLLERLVHSRATVIQTSSAAARRFAKFDLENLQGEKKYSAGSAYGNAKLENILFTKELNRRFGDAGISAVSFHPGVIGSSFAAGAKGPWRFMYTNPLTKRLMDSTDVGGSRLTWLALGKPGVDWELGAFYSDNRVGRTNRIADDPAAAKILWDRSAEMVGLA; encoded by the coding sequence GTGTCACGCACCATCGTCATCACCGGAGCAAGCGACGGCATCGGCGCGGCGTCCGCCCGCCAACTGCACGAAGCGGGCGAGACCGTCGTGATCGTCGGGCGTGATCCACGCAAGACCGCGGCCGTGGCAGGACCACTCGGAGTGGACTCCTACATCGCCGACTACAGCGACCTGTCGCAGGTGCACGAACTCGCGGCAGCGCTGCTGGATGCATACCCGCGGATCGACGTCCTCGCCAACAACGCCGGGGGCGTCTTCGGCGACCGGGCGCTGACGATGGACGGGTACGAGCTGACGTTCCAGGTGAATCATCTGGGCGGATTCCTGCTGACCAACCTGCTCCTCGAGCGCCTTGTGCACAGCAGGGCGACAGTCATCCAGACCTCCAGCGCGGCGGCGCGACGCTTTGCGAAGTTCGACTTGGAGAATCTGCAGGGCGAGAAGAAGTACTCCGCAGGTTCGGCCTACGGCAATGCGAAGCTCGAGAACATCCTGTTCACGAAGGAGCTGAACCGCCGATTCGGGGATGCCGGGATCAGCGCGGTGTCCTTTCACCCCGGCGTCATCGGCAGCAGCTTCGCCGCCGGCGCGAAAGGACCGTGGCGATTCATGTACACCAATCCGCTCACCAAGCGGCTCATGGATTCGACCGACGTGGGCGGATCCCGTCTGACGTGGCTGGCCCTGGGCAAGCCCGGCGTGGACTGGGAGCTCGGCGCCTTCTACTCCGACAACCGGGTGGGGCGCACCAACCGCATCGCCGATGATCCCGCGGCTGCGAAGATCCTCTGGGACCGCAGTGCCGAGATGGTCGGGCTGGCCTAG
- a CDS encoding nitroreductase family deazaflavin-dependent oxidoreductase has translation MSLLSILRSAAGAALLANAVPHAVQGYQGKQFPTPFADPPGEGMSGPLENIGWSAINTVAGTWVLRRGIHTRGDGLAAAIGAVGMAGVLVYHFGDVLRGGRGLRGLRGGGATGSEAAPRRALITMTEPIANALAGRSWFPLWAIVHHQGRRSGAHYATPVAVIPTTDSAILMIGLPWGAETNWSRNVLASGGATIGWRGAAQSTTSPRVIDPAEAYLLAKRPFGSIVKRMPAAIVLRRTPPATGTDLSGSGSAERPS, from the coding sequence ATGTCGCTCCTCTCGATCCTGCGCAGCGCCGCGGGCGCCGCGCTCCTGGCCAATGCCGTGCCGCACGCGGTGCAGGGCTATCAGGGCAAGCAGTTCCCGACGCCGTTCGCCGATCCACCGGGCGAGGGCATGTCGGGGCCGTTGGAGAACATCGGCTGGAGCGCGATCAACACGGTCGCCGGAACGTGGGTGCTCCGCCGTGGCATCCACACCCGCGGCGATGGGCTCGCCGCGGCGATCGGCGCCGTCGGCATGGCCGGTGTCCTGGTCTACCACTTCGGTGACGTGCTGCGCGGCGGTCGTGGTCTGCGTGGACTGCGCGGCGGTGGCGCCACCGGATCGGAGGCCGCCCCACGGCGTGCGCTCATCACGATGACGGAGCCGATCGCCAACGCACTCGCGGGGCGGTCGTGGTTCCCGCTCTGGGCGATCGTGCACCACCAGGGCCGGAGATCCGGCGCCCACTACGCAACGCCGGTCGCCGTGATCCCGACGACCGATTCGGCGATCCTGATGATCGGCCTGCCGTGGGGAGCCGAGACCAACTGGAGCCGCAACGTCCTGGCATCCGGTGGCGCGACCATCGGTTGGCGAGGCGCGGCGCAGTCCACCACGTCACCACGGGTGATCGACCCCGCCGAGGCGTACCTGCTCGCCAAACGGCCGTTCGGATCGATCGTGAAGCGGATGCCGGCGGCGATCGTGCTGCGCAGAACGCCGCCGGCCACGGGGACTGATCTCAGCGGTAGCGGTAGTGCTGAGAGACCGAGTTGA
- a CDS encoding DUF2510 domain-containing protein, with protein MTTGPDAGWYDDGHGKQRWWDGTRWTEQFIDLREHDVELRTGALSASGAAAAGWYDDGRGRQRWWDGSRWTDAARFSGSEEAFAGIVVDGRWIHFGALSEPVAGAIASHESGDEFLRRGRLGKPATARSLYGAWGQITPRVLPKAVNPHANYLLVEVAGQHWLAQVPPGEDARARQFTSWINSVSQHYRYR; from the coding sequence ATGACCACGGGACCGGATGCGGGCTGGTACGACGACGGCCACGGCAAGCAGCGCTGGTGGGATGGCACGCGGTGGACTGAGCAGTTCATCGACCTGCGGGAACACGACGTGGAACTGCGGACCGGCGCCCTGTCGGCCAGCGGCGCGGCCGCCGCGGGCTGGTACGACGACGGTCGGGGCCGTCAGCGCTGGTGGGACGGGTCGAGATGGACGGATGCCGCGCGCTTCAGCGGCTCCGAGGAGGCCTTCGCCGGCATCGTCGTGGACGGCCGCTGGATCCACTTCGGTGCACTCAGCGAACCGGTCGCGGGGGCGATCGCGTCGCACGAGAGCGGCGACGAGTTCCTCCGCCGTGGTCGGCTCGGCAAGCCAGCCACCGCCCGCTCCCTATACGGAGCGTGGGGTCAGATCACGCCGCGTGTCCTGCCGAAGGCCGTCAACCCGCACGCGAACTACCTCCTGGTGGAGGTGGCCGGTCAGCACTGGCTGGCGCAGGTCCCTCCAGGGGAGGATGCGCGAGCACGTCAGTTCACGTCGTGGATCAACTCGGTCTCTCAGCACTACCGCTACCGCTGA
- a CDS encoding DUF2200 domain-containing protein, whose translation MHRIFGTPFAAVYPLYIAKVERKGRSKGEVDEVIRWLTGFDQEQLQRQVDENATFEQFFAEAHLNPDVALITGVVCGVRVEDIDDPLMQKIRYLDKLVDELARGKAMSKVLRVA comes from the coding sequence ATGCACAGGATCTTCGGCACTCCCTTCGCCGCGGTGTATCCGCTCTACATCGCGAAAGTCGAGCGCAAAGGCCGTTCCAAGGGCGAGGTCGACGAGGTCATCCGGTGGCTCACCGGATTCGACCAGGAGCAGTTGCAACGGCAGGTCGATGAGAACGCGACCTTCGAGCAGTTCTTCGCAGAGGCGCATCTGAACCCGGACGTCGCGCTGATCACGGGCGTCGTCTGCGGCGTGCGCGTCGAGGACATCGACGATCCCCTGATGCAGAAGATCCGATACCTCGACAAGCTCGTAGACGAGCTGGCGCGCGGCAAGGCCATGAGCAAGGTCCTGCGCGTCGCATGA
- a CDS encoding PadR family transcriptional regulator: MSGSFLGDAFSGRNSGGGGAASGGGQGWPMDSIWQAMEQLRGQFEQKVGAGAGGSRMGRGDVRTAVLALLAEKPMHGYQIIREIEERSNGSWKPSPGSVYPTLQLLTDEGLISAQESDGRKTYSLTEEGRAVAGADSGKSAPWETSGSRESGRAGALPKAGVDLASAVAQVGRSGSPEQVKQAVDVLDEARRKLFSILAQD, translated from the coding sequence ATGAGTGGTTCATTCCTGGGAGACGCGTTCTCGGGTCGTAACAGTGGAGGCGGCGGTGCCGCGAGCGGCGGCGGTCAGGGTTGGCCGATGGACAGCATCTGGCAGGCGATGGAGCAGCTGCGCGGCCAGTTCGAGCAGAAGGTCGGCGCCGGGGCCGGCGGCAGTCGCATGGGCCGCGGTGACGTCCGCACCGCCGTGCTCGCGCTGCTGGCGGAGAAGCCGATGCACGGCTACCAGATCATCCGTGAGATCGAGGAGCGCAGCAACGGATCGTGGAAGCCGAGTCCCGGTTCGGTCTATCCGACGCTCCAGCTCCTGACCGACGAGGGCCTCATCAGCGCGCAGGAGTCCGACGGCCGCAAGACCTACTCGCTGACCGAGGAGGGTCGCGCGGTGGCCGGCGCCGACTCGGGAAAGTCCGCCCCGTGGGAGACCAGCGGTTCGCGTGAGAGCGGCCGTGCCGGAGCGCTGCCGAAGGCGGGGGTGGATCTCGCATCGGCCGTGGCTCAGGTGGGGCGTTCCGGCAGCCCGGAGCAGGTGAAGCAGGCCGTGGACGTCCTGGACGAAGCGCGCCGTAAGCTCTTCTCGATCCTCGCTCAGGACTGA
- a CDS encoding ABC1 kinase family protein, with translation MTDAGAMGARYRRITRFAARYLVQAWWFELFLPRIGLARVSARHRARRLQRIAQRFRVLAIDLGGLMIKVGQFMSARLDVLPPEITKELEGLQDEVPAVDFAAIRLQAEAELGVPLEQAYAWVDPTPLAAASLGQAHRARLRAPDAEDTGLSDVVVKIQRPGIDSIVDVDLRALRKVAVWLSRVRLVADRVDMQSLVEEFAATSLEEIDYLHEAANSEHFAADFAGDGRVAVPDVVWERTTRRVLTLQDVTAIKINDVDALRAAGIDPAAVAAEFAAVMFDQLFADGFFHADPHPGNIFVTPVSEVHGTDTAARPWRLTFIDFGMMGEVPDGLRRGLRRILIAAASRDGKGMVDGMRDVGVFLPSADTSELERAMTQLFARFGGMGFAELQEVDPREFRAFAVEFGDTIRSLPFQLPENFLLIVRAMSLTSGMCSALDPRFNIWDAVEPYANRLIREESGNLVQGFATQAASVASTLARLPQRLDELSDRIESGRVIVQNPRLERRIAGVERMGRRLLAAVVFAALLIAGAVLRPDDVVFATVLMIASVVPLLYAFFAGVLGRRGPGL, from the coding sequence ATGACCGACGCCGGCGCCATGGGCGCGCGTTACCGCAGGATCACGCGGTTCGCGGCGCGCTACCTCGTTCAGGCGTGGTGGTTCGAGCTCTTTCTGCCTCGCATCGGCCTCGCGCGCGTGTCGGCACGCCACCGCGCTCGACGGCTGCAGCGGATCGCACAGCGCTTCCGGGTGCTCGCGATCGATCTCGGCGGCCTGATGATCAAAGTCGGGCAATTCATGTCGGCACGTCTGGACGTGCTGCCGCCCGAGATCACCAAAGAGCTCGAAGGACTCCAGGACGAGGTTCCCGCCGTCGACTTCGCCGCAATCCGCTTGCAGGCGGAGGCGGAGCTGGGCGTCCCGCTCGAGCAGGCGTACGCGTGGGTCGATCCGACGCCGCTGGCCGCGGCATCCCTGGGGCAGGCGCATCGCGCACGGCTCCGCGCCCCGGATGCCGAAGACACGGGGCTGAGCGATGTCGTCGTCAAGATCCAGCGACCGGGGATCGATTCGATCGTCGATGTCGATCTGCGGGCGCTTCGCAAAGTCGCCGTCTGGCTCAGCCGCGTCCGGCTGGTGGCCGACCGTGTCGACATGCAGTCGCTCGTGGAGGAGTTCGCCGCCACCAGCCTGGAGGAGATCGATTATCTCCATGAGGCGGCCAACTCCGAGCACTTCGCCGCCGATTTCGCCGGCGACGGGCGGGTCGCGGTTCCGGATGTCGTCTGGGAGCGCACGACCCGTCGCGTGCTGACGCTGCAGGACGTGACGGCGATCAAGATCAACGATGTGGACGCGCTGCGCGCGGCGGGGATCGACCCCGCAGCGGTGGCTGCGGAGTTCGCTGCGGTGATGTTCGATCAGCTCTTCGCGGACGGGTTCTTCCACGCGGATCCGCATCCCGGCAACATCTTCGTGACGCCCGTGTCCGAAGTCCATGGAACGGATACCGCGGCGCGACCGTGGCGGCTCACTTTCATCGACTTCGGGATGATGGGGGAGGTGCCGGACGGCCTTCGACGTGGGCTTCGCAGGATTCTGATCGCGGCCGCGTCGCGCGATGGCAAGGGGATGGTCGACGGCATGCGCGACGTCGGGGTCTTCCTCCCGTCCGCGGACACCTCGGAGCTGGAACGGGCGATGACCCAGCTCTTCGCCCGCTTCGGGGGAATGGGTTTCGCGGAGCTGCAGGAGGTGGATCCGCGCGAGTTCCGCGCGTTCGCGGTGGAGTTCGGCGACACGATCCGATCGCTGCCGTTCCAGCTTCCGGAGAACTTCCTGCTCATCGTGCGGGCGATGTCGCTGACGTCCGGTATGTGCAGCGCGCTGGATCCGCGGTTCAACATCTGGGACGCGGTCGAGCCGTATGCCAATCGTCTGATCCGCGAGGAGAGCGGCAACCTCGTGCAGGGGTTCGCCACGCAGGCGGCGTCGGTGGCGAGTACGCTCGCGCGCCTTCCGCAGCGTCTCGACGAGCTCAGCGATCGCATCGAGAGCGGCCGCGTCATCGTGCAGAACCCCCGCCTGGAACGACGGATCGCCGGGGTCGAGCGGATGGGCCGCCGGCTCCTGGCCGCCGTGGTCTTCGCCGCCCTGCTGATCGCCGGCGCGGTTCTGCGTCCCGATGACGTCGTCTTCGCAACGGTGCTGATGATCGCGTCCGTCGTACCGCTGCTGTACGCGTTCTTCGCGGGCGTTCTCGGGCGTCGCGGCCCCGGGCTCTAG
- a CDS encoding aggregation-promoting factor C-terminal-like domain-containing protein, whose protein sequence is MRSNTSTIPARRARRLAESRARRRPLIIAGALAFGLLATAGATLTAPASMADAAGTSPAFALASFTSSVEPVATVTDSGTDRISTAARNALSAAQTAITAASTVSTDIQASGLDVGVADTTVDTTALAAAVKRLDSGAQKLPAPLVPDLTDDVTALVATINTKVSGLRGSLDAAIAVKAEQDAAAAQAQAEAEAAAAAAAAEAEAQAAQSSSSSSGGSTASPSPAFAGAGTSAGEAQSIARGMLAGYGWGDDQFGCLVALWDRESGWNSQAYNAGSGAYGIPQALPGSKMASAGADWQTNAATQISWGLGYISGRYGSPCGAWSHSESVGWY, encoded by the coding sequence ATGCGCTCCAACACGTCCACGATTCCTGCCCGCCGCGCCCGTCGCCTCGCCGAGAGCCGCGCCCGTCGCCGCCCGCTGATCATCGCCGGAGCGCTCGCGTTCGGTCTCCTCGCGACCGCCGGCGCGACGCTCACGGCGCCGGCGTCCATGGCCGATGCGGCCGGCACCTCCCCCGCGTTCGCCCTGGCGTCGTTCACCTCGTCGGTCGAGCCGGTGGCCACGGTGACCGATTCCGGCACCGACCGAATCTCGACCGCGGCCCGCAATGCCCTCAGTGCCGCCCAGACCGCCATCACCGCCGCGAGCACGGTGAGCACCGACATCCAGGCGTCAGGACTGGACGTGGGCGTCGCCGACACCACGGTGGACACCACCGCCCTGGCAGCGGCCGTGAAGCGGCTCGACAGCGGCGCACAGAAGCTCCCGGCACCATTGGTGCCCGATCTCACCGACGACGTCACGGCACTCGTGGCAACTATCAACACCAAGGTGAGCGGCCTTCGCGGCAGCCTCGACGCCGCGATCGCGGTCAAGGCCGAGCAGGACGCTGCAGCCGCACAGGCACAGGCCGAGGCGGAAGCGGCGGCAGCAGCCGCGGCGGCGGAAGCCGAGGCCCAGGCGGCTCAGAGTTCCTCGTCGTCCTCTGGGGGCAGCACCGCCAGCCCGTCACCGGCCTTCGCCGGCGCCGGTACCAGCGCCGGCGAAGCCCAGAGCATCGCCCGCGGCATGCTTGCCGGCTACGGCTGGGGCGATGACCAGTTCGGCTGCCTCGTCGCGCTGTGGGATCGCGAATCCGGCTGGAACTCGCAGGCGTACAACGCAGGCAGCGGCGCCTATGGCATCCCCCAGGCGCTCCCGGGCAGCAAGATGGCTTCCGCCGGCGCCGACTGGCAGACCAACGCCGCCACTCAGATCTCGTGGGGCCTCGGTTACATCAGCGGTCGCTACGGCTCGCCCTGCGGCGCATGGTCGCACTCCGAGTCGGTCGGCTGGTACTGA
- a CDS encoding cold-shock protein, translated as MATGTVKWFNSEKGFGFIAPDDGGADLFAHYTAIVTDGYKELREDQKVEFEAERGPKGMQAANIRPLS; from the coding sequence ATGGCCACTGGCACCGTGAAATGGTTCAACTCCGAAAAGGGCTTCGGCTTCATCGCTCCCGATGACGGCGGCGCCGATCTCTTCGCGCACTACACCGCGATCGTCACCGACGGTTACAAGGAGCTCCGCGAAGACCAGAAGGTCGAGTTCGAGGCCGAGCGCGGCCCGAAGGGCATGCAGGCCGCCAACATCCGGCCGCTCAGCTGA
- a CDS encoding endonuclease/exonuclease/phosphatase family protein, with protein sequence MSVVIGPVAPPELHLMTFNVRRRLDVFPTRSVDRWKSRRASVADLVASEAPTVLGIQEALPDQAGYLRSALGDRYRRVGFGRWPGPRGEGCPILYDTERLELLEADQTALSDRPLEAGSRSWGNPLPRVVVRATMRDRVSGEAFQVLNTHLDPFSERSRTRSTTHLRRIVAGRSTEAVVMGDFNADPASRAIRALVDGGVLRDTWAAAQEQLSPQWRTYSGYRAPRRVQGERGRGRIDGIFVTSRFDVARAAISTRMPHGRWPSDHLPVQVVVRMSRGRQP encoded by the coding sequence GTGAGCGTCGTGATCGGCCCCGTCGCCCCGCCTGAGCTGCACCTCATGACCTTCAACGTGCGCCGTCGGCTGGACGTGTTCCCGACGCGCAGCGTCGACCGCTGGAAGTCACGCCGGGCATCCGTTGCCGACCTCGTCGCCTCGGAGGCGCCCACCGTCCTCGGGATCCAGGAGGCGCTGCCGGATCAAGCCGGCTATCTGCGCTCCGCCCTCGGCGACCGCTACCGACGGGTCGGCTTCGGGCGCTGGCCCGGCCCGCGCGGCGAAGGATGCCCGATCCTCTACGACACGGAGCGTCTCGAGCTGCTCGAGGCGGACCAGACGGCGCTGTCCGATCGCCCGCTCGAGGCGGGCTCGCGAAGCTGGGGGAATCCGCTGCCCCGGGTCGTGGTGCGGGCGACCATGCGAGACCGGGTGAGCGGCGAGGCCTTCCAGGTGCTCAACACACATCTGGACCCCTTCTCCGAGCGTTCGCGGACGCGATCGACGACGCACCTGCGCCGGATCGTCGCCGGGCGATCGACCGAAGCCGTCGTGATGGGCGATTTCAATGCGGACCCGGCATCTCGTGCGATCAGAGCGCTCGTGGACGGCGGCGTCCTGCGCGACACGTGGGCCGCCGCGCAAGAGCAGCTCAGCCCGCAGTGGCGGACGTATTCGGGCTACCGCGCGCCGAGGCGCGTGCAAGGGGAACGCGGTCGTGGTCGCATCGACGGCATCTTCGTCACGTCCCGATTCGACGTCGCGCGCGCCGCCATCTCCACCCGGATGCCGCACGGTCGATGGCCGTCGGATCACCTCCCCGTCCAGGTGGTCGTGCGGATGAGCCGAGGACGGCAGCCGTGA
- a CDS encoding glycosyltransferase family 2 protein — MTPGTPARPTTVSVVIPVKDDADALRRCLRALELQTRKPDEIVVVDNGSIDDSSAIARGAGALLISCDEPGIPAAAAAGYDAANGEIILRMDADCLPAAGWVSAMTDAFDARRDVSVLTGGARFIDGPRPLRASLAACYLGGYATMCSPALGHLPLFGSNMGFRRSAWRSIRSSVHQADPELHDDLDLAFHFGERHRIAFVPGAAMGISMRPFTDGRAFRRRIVRGARTIVVHWPADFPPVRWVRLTLRRVLHRLRVPTPRAAS; from the coding sequence GTGACCCCCGGCACGCCTGCCCGCCCGACGACGGTTTCCGTGGTCATCCCCGTCAAGGACGATGCGGACGCACTCCGACGCTGCCTTCGCGCGCTGGAGCTGCAGACCCGAAAGCCCGACGAGATCGTCGTCGTCGACAACGGCTCGATCGACGACTCGTCGGCGATCGCGCGCGGCGCCGGTGCGCTGCTGATCTCCTGCGACGAGCCCGGCATCCCGGCTGCGGCCGCTGCAGGATACGACGCGGCGAACGGCGAGATCATCCTGCGCATGGACGCGGACTGCCTTCCCGCCGCCGGCTGGGTCTCGGCGATGACAGATGCCTTCGATGCTCGACGGGATGTCTCGGTGCTCACCGGCGGCGCTCGGTTCATCGACGGCCCACGCCCGCTGCGCGCGTCGCTGGCCGCATGCTATCTCGGCGGGTACGCGACGATGTGCTCCCCGGCGCTGGGACATCTGCCGCTCTTCGGGTCGAACATGGGCTTCCGGCGGTCGGCGTGGCGGAGCATCCGCTCCTCGGTCCATCAGGCGGATCCGGAGCTCCACGACGATCTGGACCTCGCGTTCCACTTCGGCGAGCGGCACCGCATCGCATTCGTCCCGGGCGCGGCGATGGGCATCTCGATGCGGCCGTTCACCGACGGCCGTGCGTTCCGAAGGCGTATCGTCCGCGGGGCACGGACGATCGTCGTGCACTGGCCGGCCGACTTCCCGCCCGTACGCTGGGTGCGCCTGACCCTTCGACGTGTGCTGCATCGACTTCGCGTCCCGACCCCGCGAGCGGCGTCGTGA